One part of the Acidimicrobiales bacterium genome encodes these proteins:
- a CDS encoding FliM/FliN family flagellar motor switch protein, with protein MTLTDTERQVHPYDFQRRDALERARLRLLQPILEVLTHRMAGSLTSSLQTPVKVEIGELEQQRWDEYVSSLPEPTFLTGASVVPTGGRIVLHLPLALSMALVEIRLGGSGTGATPERSLTEIEQRLVTQIAHGVLAELPRAFAPAMEISIGAISSVSSGMFLPGSTPSEMCLLVGLNVELNEVVSQAASICVPLVVLLPILDAIERFDKVEVAEEVGTAPRRLRDRLLDTNLEVRVHWPEVWLSPEELLSLVPGDVVRLHRARSMPIVLSVGDARYCEAVPTSRGNAVACMVVEP; from the coding sequence GTGACGCTGACGGATACCGAACGACAGGTCCACCCGTACGACTTCCAGCGCCGAGATGCGCTCGAGCGGGCTCGCCTGCGACTTCTCCAGCCGATCCTCGAGGTCCTGACCCATCGCATGGCGGGATCGCTGACCAGCTCGCTGCAGACGCCCGTGAAGGTCGAGATCGGCGAGCTCGAGCAGCAGCGCTGGGACGAGTACGTGAGCAGTCTCCCGGAGCCGACGTTCCTCACGGGTGCCTCGGTCGTCCCGACCGGTGGTCGCATCGTCCTCCATCTGCCCCTTGCCTTGTCCATGGCCCTCGTGGAGATCCGCCTCGGAGGGTCCGGTACCGGCGCGACGCCCGAACGGTCCCTCACCGAGATCGAACAGCGTCTCGTGACCCAGATCGCCCACGGCGTCCTGGCGGAACTGCCCCGTGCGTTCGCGCCCGCCATGGAGATCAGCATCGGGGCGATCTCATCGGTGTCGAGCGGCATGTTCCTCCCCGGGTCCACCCCCAGTGAGATGTGCCTGCTGGTGGGCCTCAACGTCGAGCTCAACGAGGTGGTCTCGCAGGCCGCCAGCATCTGCGTCCCGCTGGTCGTCCTGCTGCCGATCCTCGATGCGATCGAGCGATTCGACAAGGTCGAGGTCGCCGAAGAGGTCGGGACCGCCCCTCGGCGCCTGCGCGACCGGCTCCTCGACACGAATCTGGAAGTGCGTGTGCACTGGCCCGAAGTGTGGTTGTCGCCGGAGGAGCTGTTGAGCCTCGTCCCTGGTGACGTGGTCCGGTTGCACCGCGCCCGGTCCATGCCCATCGTGCTCAGCGTCGGGGACGCCCGCTACTGCGAGGCGGTCCCGACGAGCCGGGGCAATGCCGTTGCCTGCATGGTCGTCGAGCCCTAG